A genomic stretch from Lathyrus oleraceus cultivar Zhongwan6 chromosome 2, CAAS_Psat_ZW6_1.0, whole genome shotgun sequence includes:
- the LOC127118070 gene encoding dormancy-associated protein 2 precursor — translation MDSRKAMLILGLLAMVLLISSEVSARELTEEVVEKSNEVNDAKYGGYGRGGGYHNGGGYHNGGGGYNGGGGYHNGGGGYNGGGGYHNGGGGYHNGGGGYNGGGGYHNGGGGYHGGGGHGGHGGASNNGN, via the exons ATGGATTCCAGAAAAGCAATGCTCATTCTTGGCCTATTGGCCATGGTTCTTCTTATTTCATCAGAGGTGTCAGCTAGGGAATTAACTGAGG AGGTTGTTGAAAAGTCAAATGAAGTAAATGATGCTAAATATGGAGGTTATGGACGTGGTGGTGGTTACCATAATGGAGGTGGTTACCACAATGGTGGAGGAGGATACAATGGCGGTGGCGGATACCACAATGGTGGAGGAGGATACAATGGCGGTGGCGGTTACCACAATGGTGGAGGTGGTTACCATAATGGTGGAGGTGGTTACAATGGCGGTGGAGGTTACCATAATGGTGGTGGTGGTTACCATGGTGGAGGTGGACACGGTGGACATGGTGGTGCTTCCAACAACGGTAACTGA
- the LOC127118070 gene encoding dormancy-associated protein 2 isoform X2, protein MDSRKAMLILGLLAMVLLISSEVSARELTEEVVEKSNEVNDAKYGGYGRGGGYHNGGGYHNGGGGYNGGGGYHNGGGGYHNGGGGYNGGGGYHNGGGGYHGGGGHGGHGGASNNGN, encoded by the exons ATGGATTCCAGAAAAGCAATGCTCATTCTTGGCCTATTGGCCATGGTTCTTCTTATTTCATCAGAGGTGTCAGCTAGGGAATTAACTGAGG AGGTTGTTGAAAAGTCAAATGAAGTAAATGATGCTAAATATGGAGGTTATGGACGTGGTGGTGGTTACCATAATGGAGGTGGTTACCACAATGGTGGAGGAGGATACAATGGCGGTGGCGG TTACCACAATGGTGGAGGTGGTTACCATAATGGTGGAGGTGGTTACAATGGCGGTGGAGGTTACCATAATGGTGGTGGTGGTTACCATGGTGGAGGTGGACACGGTGGACATGGTGGTGCTTCCAACAACGGTAACTGA